The region TCTCACCCGGCTCGGTCAGGTCCAGATCGAGATGGAAGCCCAGATGCGGCCGCGGGAAATCCAGGCCCGCATCCGCGGCGGCGCATCCGTCGAACAGATCGCGACGGCCGCCGGCATCCCCGAGCACCGGGTCGAGCGCTACGCCTACCCCGTGCTGCTGGAACGCGCCCAGATCGCCGAGATGGCGCAGCGCGCGCACCCGGTCCGCGAAGACGGGCCGGACGTGCAGACGCTCGGCGAGGTCGTCGCGCACACCTTCGGCATGCGCGGTCACGAGTACTCCGAGGCCCACTGGGACTCCTGGCGCGGCGAAGACGGCAAGTGGGTCGTGCAGCTGTCCTGGCAGGCCGGGCGCTCGGAGAACCGTGCGCACTGGGTCTTCCACCCCGGCGCGCACGGCGGCACCGTCGCAGTGCTCGACGAACACGCCGCCGACCTGCTCGACCCGTCCCCGAACCGTCCGCTGCGGACGGTCCGGCCGGTCACCGAACTGGCCCGCGAGGCGCTGCAGCTCGACCAGCAGGCGCAGCCGGTTCCGGAACGGGTGGAGGAGCCGGTGACCGCGGCGCGACCGGAGGCGCCGAGCCTCGACCTGGACACCGGTCCGCCGCCCGAGCCGGTGGAGGAGCCGACGGTGGAGGAGAGCACCGAAGGCGCGACCGCCGAGGCAGCGGAGGACGACGCACAGCGCAAAGCGGAGCCGCGGCGCGGGCGCAAGAGCCATCCGATCGTGCCGTCGTGGGAGGACGTCCTGCTCGGCGTCCGGTCCCACCGCTGACCCAACTACCCGAGAAGGCCGGGGCGAGCACCGCGCTCGCCCCGGCCTTTTGCCGGTGACGTCTGAGTGGTTTGGGACCCATTGGGGCGGCGGTGCAAGCCGAGTCCCACACCGCAAGTGGCTTACGCCGCTTAATAAAACAGACCCGAGGCCGCCGGGTCAGCCGAGGAGGCTGAGGAGAAGGGCGATCCAGGCCGCGACAATGCCCGCCGCCGTACCGTAGGCGACCCAGCGCCAGACCGGGACGTTGCGGCCGAGCCAGATCGACGGCGCGAACCCGGCCGCCACCGCGAGGTTCACCACGGCCGCGAGGATCCCGCTGACATCGGCCAACCCGAGCGTCACCACGACCAGGGTCACCACCACGATGGTCCCGATGATCGCACTGACCACCAAGCCCGGGCCCCACGGCGTGGGTCCCACCGGGGCGACCGTTTCCCCGCGCCGCCCGCGCATGGCGTGCGACGAACGCGGCCGGCCGATGCGGTCGAGTTCGCCGCTGAGCGGGTCGACGTAGCCGATCTGACCGCCGGTCTCCGCCGCAAGTCGCATCGCCAGCTGCCGGCCGCGCCGCGAGACCAAGTCGGCCGTGGTGTCCGCGGTTTCTTTCGCCTGCACGGCTTCCGCGACGTGCGCCCATTCATGCAAGGCCGCGACCAGCGCGTCGGGCAGCCCCAGCCGGGCCGGGTCGACCTCCCGGTCGATGCCGCGCACCAGCACCGCGCGACCGGAGCGCGCGTGCAGCTCCCAACCGGCTTCGCGGAGGTCCATCACGCCCCGCTCATCGCGTGGAAGGTGATCGCCCCGGCGGTGGCGACGTTGAGCGAATCGACCCCGCCGACCATCGGGATCCGGACCGCGAGGTCTGCGGCCGCGATGGCCTCGTCGGTGAGCCCGGGGCCTTCCGAGCCGAGCAGCACCGCCACCGAACCCCGGTCCAGCGCGGCATCCCGAAGTGCTCTCGCATCCGCCCGGGGCGTCAGCGCGGCGACGCGGAAACCGTTGTCGCGCAACAGCTTCAAGTCTTCCGGCCAGGAGTCGAGATGGGCGAAGGGGACCCGGAGCACGTGTCCCATCGACACCCGGACACTGCGCCGGTACAGCGGGTCCGAACACCCCGCACCGAGCAGCACGCCGTCGACGCCAAGCGCGGCGGCGTTGCGGAACAGGGCACCGAGATTCTCGTGGTCGCCGATGCCTTCCAACACCGCCAGGCGACGGGACCGGCCGATGAGCTCCGCGGGCGCGATGACCGGGGCTCGATCGGCGACGGCCAGCACGCCGCGGTTGAGGTGGAAGCCCACGACCCGAGCCATCACATCGGCGTCGGTGACGTAGGCGGGCACATCGAGGTCCATGGTGGCCGCCAAAAGTTCGTCGACCCGGCGACGTACCCCGAACAGCGCCCGCACCGGATACGGCGAGGCGAGCAGCCGCTCGACCACGACAACGCCTTCGGCGATCACGAGTCCGCGTCCGCCCGGCCGGTCTGGGCGGCGGTCCGCGCGGGACAGATCGCGGAAGTCGTCGACCCGCGGGTCGACGGCATCGCTGACCTCGACAATGTGCGCCACGCTCGCATTCTCGCACCCGCCGCCAATCGACCTTGCCGCCCCGGGCGGGCACGCCAGCGCGGAAGAAATCCGGTCGACCTCGCGTTGTCGCTCTTGTACGGCCGAGTTCGTGGGGTCGCCGACATCGGCGAGGTCGCTGAGCCTGGTACCCGCATCGAGTTCCGGGGGCAACTCCGGTGGCTCGGGTGGTGACCGCGCCGCTCGGCGACTGTGCCATCCGACACAGGGTCGCGAAGATCCGGAAAGAGTAGGTTCGGCGACATGGCTCGACTCGGCAGCACGGAACTCGACGTCTTCCCCATCTGCCTCGGCGGCAACGTTTTCGGCTGGACCGCCAACCGCGATGAAACCTTCACCGTCCTGGACGCCTACGCCGGCGCGGGCGGCAACTTCATCGACTCCGCCGACGGCTACTCGGCTTTCGCACCGGGCAATTCCGGCGGCGAGTCGGAAACCCTGATCGGCGAGTGGCTGCGCGCCCGGGGTAACCGGGACGACATCGTGATCGCCACCAAGGTGGGTGCCTGGACCGAGCGCCCCGGCCTGTCGGCCCCGAACATCAAAGCCGCCGCCGAGGATTCGTTGCGGCGCTTGGGAGTCGATCACATCGACCTCTACTATGCCCACCGCGACGACGAGTCCACGCCGCTGGCCGAGACGCTGGGCGCCTTCGACGAGCTGGTACGGGACGGCAAGGTCCGCTACATCGCGGCGTCCAACTACAGTGCACCCCGCCTGGCCGAGGCGCTGGAGATTTCCCGCCGCGAAGGCCTGACCCGCTTCGCCGCCTTACAGCCGCACTACAACCTCGTGGAACGCGGCCACTTCGAAGGCGAGCTCGCCGAGCTGTGCGCCCGCGAGGACTTGGGCGTGCTGCCCTACTACTCGTTGGCCAAGGGATTCCTGACGGGGAAGTACCGGCCGGGCGGCGACAGTTCGGAGAGCCCGCGGGCCGAGGGCGCCCGTGCGTATCTGAACGAGCGTGGCGTAAAAGTGCTCGCCGGACTGGACGAAATCGCGACGCTGCGTAACGTGCCGATCCCGTCTGTCGCACTGGCGTGGCTCCTGGGACAACGCAGTGTCACTGCGCCGATCGCCAGCGCCCGCAACACCGAACAGCTCGCGGATTTGCTCCCAGCGGTCGAACTCAAGCTCACCGCGGCCGAGTTGCAGCGGCTGGCGGATGCCTCCATTTGATCACTCGGGACCCACTCGGCGGCACCGTTTTGGCCGCTGGTCCGCCGGGTACCGATGTGTCACGGTGGTTTCCCCAGCGCTGGGCGCTGACGTGCTGCCGATCAAGCGGGGAGACAGCATGGGACGGCACGTGCAAGATCAAGCGTTCAAGCCAGTAGACCGGCAACGGTATCGGAACAAGATGCAGCGCGGCCTGGACGCCCTGGCCCGGATGCTCGCCGAAGGCAATTTCTCCTTCCCCCACCAGCAGATGGGACTGGAGATGGAGTTGTGCCTGGTGGACGAGCAGATGGAGCCGTCCATGTCCAACGCCGTGGTGCTGGAGAAGATCAGCGAGCCGGCCTTCACTACCGAGCTCGGGCAGCAGAACATCGAGCTCAACGTGGACCCCCAGGTGCTGGCCGGAGACAGCGCGCTGGAACTGGAGAAGCGGGTGCGCGCCGCGTTGCAGCGCGCGGACGGCGGTGCGCACGACGCCGGGGCGAAGATCGTCATGATCGGCACGCTGCCGACGCTGCGCAGCGCGCACTTCGACCCG is a window of Saccharopolyspora phatthalungensis DNA encoding:
- the sepH gene encoding septation protein SepH, producing MRALRVVGLDEDGESVVCEDPENGERFTVPADERLRAAARGDLTRLGQVQIEMEAQMRPREIQARIRGGASVEQIATAAGIPEHRVERYAYPVLLERAQIAEMAQRAHPVREDGPDVQTLGEVVAHTFGMRGHEYSEAHWDSWRGEDGKWVVQLSWQAGRSENRAHWVFHPGAHGGTVAVLDEHAADLLDPSPNRPLRTVRPVTELAREALQLDQQAQPVPERVEEPVTAARPEAPSLDLDTGPPPEPVEEPTVEESTEGATAEAAEDDAQRKAEPRRGRKSHPIVPSWEDVLLGVRSHR
- a CDS encoding DUF2537 domain-containing protein; translated protein: MDLREAGWELHARSGRAVLVRGIDREVDPARLGLPDALVAALHEWAHVAEAVQAKETADTTADLVSRRGRQLAMRLAAETGGQIGYVDPLSGELDRIGRPRSSHAMRGRRGETVAPVGPTPWGPGLVVSAIIGTIVVVTLVVVTLGLADVSGILAAVVNLAVAAGFAPSIWLGRNVPVWRWVAYGTAAGIVAAWIALLLSLLG
- a CDS encoding TrmH family RNA methyltransferase, translated to MAHIVEVSDAVDPRVDDFRDLSRADRRPDRPGGRGLVIAEGVVVVERLLASPYPVRALFGVRRRVDELLAATMDLDVPAYVTDADVMARVVGFHLNRGVLAVADRAPVIAPAELIGRSRRLAVLEGIGDHENLGALFRNAAALGVDGVLLGAGCSDPLYRRSVRVSMGHVLRVPFAHLDSWPEDLKLLRDNGFRVAALTPRADARALRDAALDRGSVAVLLGSEGPGLTDEAIAAADLAVRIPMVGGVDSLNVATAGAITFHAMSGA
- a CDS encoding aldo/keto reductase, coding for MARLGSTELDVFPICLGGNVFGWTANRDETFTVLDAYAGAGGNFIDSADGYSAFAPGNSGGESETLIGEWLRARGNRDDIVIATKVGAWTERPGLSAPNIKAAAEDSLRRLGVDHIDLYYAHRDDESTPLAETLGAFDELVRDGKVRYIAASNYSAPRLAEALEISRREGLTRFAALQPHYNLVERGHFEGELAELCAREDLGVLPYYSLAKGFLTGKYRPGGDSSESPRAEGARAYLNERGVKVLAGLDEIATLRNVPIPSVALAWLLGQRSVTAPIASARNTEQLADLLPAVELKLTAAELQRLADASI